Below is a genomic region from Bacillus mycoides.
GAATGATTTCTGGTGTTGAAATTACAGATTTAACGACAGAGCATGCGAAAGAGTTACTTACGCAAGCGCATCATTTCAAACAGACAGCAGAGGCTATCCAGTAATGGATAGCTTTTTTTTCTCAAATGACGATTTCTTAATTCTTCCGGTTATAAATAAAGCGCTGCAAGGAGAGATTAAAAAGTGAAGCCAAGAGGCTGAATGTGGGGTAGGAGCGAGGAGAGTGAACAAATTGAAATTAGAAAGATTTCGAAAAATAATAGGTCTTTGTCTCCTTGTTTCTCTAGTTTTTATTGGATGTTTTAAACCGCTTCGAACGTTTATTTCATCTCCGAAGCAACTTGTTGTTTTTGAAGGACAACAATCAGAAATAGCATCATTACCAGTTTTTAAGGCTGCATCTACAAATCGTAATGTATTTACTGTAAGTTCAAATGAACAAGAACTTATGGTAAATTCTCACCAAAATGGTGAAGCTGATATGGTGTTTCAACTTGCTGGTTTTCCAGTGAAAAAAGTAAATGTGAAAGTATTAAAAGATTTTAAAGTTATTCCAGGTGGACAATCGATTGGTGTAAAATTGAACACAAAAGGTGTACTTGTTGTAGGCCATCATTTAATTCAAACTGAAAAGGGTAAAGTATCTCCTGGTGAAACAGCTGGTGTACAGATTGGAGATATGATTACTGAAATCAATGGTAAAACAATTGAAAGAATGAGTGATGTAGCACCATTTATTCATAATAGTGGAGAAACAGGTGAACCGCTCAATCTTGTTTTATTAAGAGATGGAAAATATATTCGTGCTAAGCTAACACCACAAAAAGACAATGGTGAATCCTCTTACCGAATTGGACTGTATATTCGTGATTCAGCAGCTGGTATCGGAACGATGACATTTGTACATCCAGATTCCATGAAATATGGAGCGCTTGGTCATGTGATTTCCGATAATGATACAAAAAAGCCAATTCAAGTAGAAGATGGACAAATTATGCGTTCGACAGTAACGTCTATTGAAAGAGGAAGTCACGGGAACCCGGGAGAAAAATTAGCAAGATTTTCACCGGATCGTGAAGTGATTGGTAATATTACAATAAATAGCCCGTATGGTATTTTTGGGAAATTAAACACAGATATGACAAACGGCATAATGGATAAAGCAATGCCTATCGCATTATCCCATCAAGTAAAAGAAGGGCCAGCGAAAATATTAACAGTTATTGATCAAGATAAGGTGGAAGCGTTTGATATTGAAGTTGTTAGTACGGTACCACAAAAGTTCCCGGCTACAAAAGGTATGGTTATAAAAGTGACAGATAAACGTTTACTAGCAAAAACGGGTGGTATTGTACAAGGAATGAGTGGAAGTCCGATTGTACAAAATGGGAAAGTAATTGGTGCGGTTACACATGTATTTGTAAATGATCCAACGTCAGGATACGGTGTTCATATTGAATGGATGTTACATGAGGCTGGAATTAATATTTATGATCAAGAGAAAAAAGCGAGCTAATACATATTAGCTCGCTTTTCTTTTGAAAAATTCGTTGAAATTTTGTAAAAGCTCCGCAAGAGCTGTTTTTTGTTGTAAGATATAAGCAAAGGGTTGAACGTTTCGCTGTAATTCTATGATGGAATGTGTTGCGAAAGTAAAAAAATGAACGATAAACATATTTTTTTGTGATTTTATCGGAAAGTAAGAAACTTTAAAGGGAATTTTCACACAATTGTCGAACAATTCATGTAGCCTAGAAGCTTACACATGTCGGAAGAATCGATTCGGTAAGGGAGGAAAAACTGTGGAGAAAATTAAAGTATGTCTTGTGGATGATAATAAAGAATTGGTATCGATGCTAGAGAGTTATGTTGCTGCCCAAGATGATATGGAAGTTATCGGAATTGCTTACAATGGTCAAGAATGTTTAAACTTATTGAAAGAAAAGCAGCCTGATATACTCGTTTTAGACATTATTATGCCACATTTAGATGGTCTAGCTGTGCTAGAGAAAATGCGACATATTGAAAGGTTAAGACAACCTAGCGTTATTATGTTGACAGCATTCGGACAAGAAGATGTGACGAAAAAAGCGGTTGATTTAGGGGCATCATATTTCATATTAAAACCATTTGATATGGAGAATTTAACAAGTCATATTCGTCAAGTTAGTGGTAAGGAAAGTGCTACTATTAAACGTCCATTACCATCTTTCCGATCAGCAACAACGATCGATGGAAAACCGAAAAACTTAGATGCGAGTATTACAAGTATCATTCATGAAATTGGTGTACCCGCTCATATTAAAGGGTACATGTACTTACGAGAAGCAATCTCTATGGTGTACAATGATATCGAATTACTAGGATCTATTACGAAAGTATTATATCCAGATATTGCAAAGAAATATAATACAACAGCAAGCCGTGTCGAGCGCGCAATCCGTCACGCAATTGAAGTAGCTTGGAGCCGTGGGAATATTGATTCTATTTCGTCCTTATTTGGTTATACTGTATCCATGTCAAAAGCAAAACCTACGAATTCTGAGTTCATCGCAATGGTTGCGGATAAGCTAAGACTTGAACATAAGGCTTCGTAAACGCTGTAATATCAAGGTGTTAAGCGTATTTCATAACAAAATTTAATAACCAACGAATTACGTATGTAGGCAATAAAGTACATAGGTAATTGGCGGTTAATTTAAAAACCTTCTATTTATTGGATTGAAATTTTAATCCCAATAGCTAGGCGGTTTTTTTGTTGTATGAATAACTTTCAGATGAATGTTGAAAACTTTTTGCTTCATATTTAGAAAGAGAATTAAAAGTTACGGATGTTGATAAGGTAAAACCTCTTCATATTCGGACGTATATTAAATATTTAAGGGAACGTGGTAAATACACATTTGCATCTAATACAGCTAGTGAACAAATTAATTATCCAACACGTAGAACTGATTATGGAAAGACCATTAGTGAAACAACGATTGCTAATTATCTTCGCAATATTATAGAACAGTATTGTGATAATACTGAAGCAAATTTAATAACAACGTATTTCGAAAGCCCACATTTATCATATAGAGATTTAGGATGTTTATACGGTATAAATCACCCTGAGAAAGTGAGGCGAATCCTTGAGTCTGCCAAGGAGAAGTTAAGGAAGGGTATATTTTGAAAGGAGGCATATTAAATTTTTATTAAAAAAAGCCAAGTGTTTAGAACGGTGCAATAATTAAGCATGGTATAATTTCCTTATGAAATACTAGGAAAAGAAGGGGTATTATGGTTCGAGTGAAAAATGATTTTTCCTATCAATAGCAACAACTAGCAAGGGAGGATAACGCATGAGTTTAAATATGTATTTGGGAGAAGTACAAAACCAAACTCAAAGCATGAACGCTGTATGTACTGCTACTATTCAAGGTATGGAACAAGCCATTCAGTCGATTGACGCTTTTGCAATTGATACTGTGTTACAAGGGCAAACGTATAGCAGTGCAAAATCATTTTTTGTACAAACCTTTCGTCCTTTAGCACAAGGAATCATTTATCTGTGTGAAGAGTTAATTCGTCAGAATGATGCTTTTCCAAGTCAATTTCAATCACAAGTCGCTTCCACAGATGTAATCGAACAAGAAATATTAGAACAAATTCGAGAAATTGACCGAATGAAAGCAAGTATGGAAGCCATCAGTCAAGCTATGCCAATCCCAGGTATGGACGCTATGGCGAATCTTTTTACTGTCATGAGGAAAAAACTGCAAGAAAAATTAGAACATCTATATGAATTTAATTATACTTCTAGTAATTGGACGGTAGTTTAAAACTAAATCAACCTAAATAATCTTAATTGTTTTACTAATTGAATTATAAAGGAGTAAAAGGTATGAAAATTTGGCAATTAAAAAGTTTATTTGATAACTATAAATCTTTTCAACTATTAAATTTGAAAGAAGACCGTAAAAAATATTTTGATGAAAAAATTGATTTGGCAATAAAGCTATCTGATTCATGGGGAGAAATTCTTGTTGAATGTGTAGAAGGAGATAACCATAGTGATTGTCCTATGTTCTGGGGGGAACTTGGCACGCCAATGGTTAGTAGAAAAGCAAAAGAGGTATTAGAACCTCTAATTTGTAATAATGTTGAGTTCCTTCCGCTAACCCATGATGTTACAGGTGAAGTTTATTACCTAATAAACGTTTTAAATACAATTGATGCAATTGACTACAATAAAGCAGTTTTTGAAAAACTAAGTACAGGATTAATAATAGGTTTCGAAAAATACGCATTTTTACCTAATATAGTTGAGGGGCAGATAATATTTAAAACCTATTTAAATCAAAGATTACACTCCTCTACTGTTTTAGTGTCTGACGAATTTAGAAATGTAGTTTTAGAGAGTGATTTAGAAGGTTTTGAATTTGTAGAGGTATGGGATTCAGAGGCAAATATGTAAAAGAAAGTTCTAAAATAACTGATAGAAGTTAGTAACATGGACACAAAGGTTTCAGAAATTCTAAGAATGTTAGACAATTATGAGGGAAACGAGAAAGAAATATTTGAAATGTTAGAACGTGAAGTAACGGCTAGAAAAGCTTTGAGAAAATCAATAAAAAAGAGGTTGCAGTCAATTGAAAACAATAGTTAAAAATATAGGTGGTAAAAATATAATAGCTACAGCAGAAGAACATTTAAGCCCTCAAATAGAAAAATTATTATATTTGCTAACTAAAGTAGAAGATAACAAATTAGTTGATGGATTTTCTATACAAGTTGGCTGGTCTCTTTTTATTCTATCCAAATGTGAAGATGGGTATCGTATTATTGTCCCAGATTATACAAAAAATCCTTTTAAGGATACTACAGAAGATTTAACAATTGCTTTATGGGTGCAATTAGAACAAGTACATTGTTTACGTCAGTTAAATATTGAGGGTGAAATGATAAAGTTTAGCGATAAAATAGTGACTGCAAAGAACGTGTTGCAACTAGATGAGGTTTATTTACAAAGGGCTAGTGATTGTGAAAAAGGTGATTCTGGTTGGTATATCGGTCCTGTCGAAGAAACAGAAGATGAATTAGAAGCATTTTACGCATATCAGCTATTAAAAATTAGACCTTCAATTATTCAAGTTTTAGCCTTACCTTATGAATATCTGGTAGTTTTTGAGAAAGATAAAATCAAGGCAATTTTAGATGATAAAGATGTCGATGTTTGGAATGGCGTTATAAACTGAGATTAGTTAAATTCTAAAATAACTGACAGGAGTTAGTAACATGGATGCAAAGGTTTCAGAAATTCTAAGAATGTTAAACAATTATGAGGGAAATGAAAAAGAAATTTTTGAACAGATTCAAGCTGAAGCAATGGTGAAATCTAAACAATGCGAAGAAATGATAGATACGATACTGAATAATAAGTCCAAAACTGAAAAAGAAAAACATGAAGCTATAATGAGTATGATAGGACATATTTTCACTTGTGGCGTATCTTATGGGAGTGTTCAAGTTCCATTAGAAATGATTAAGAATCGTCAATCATCTATACATTGATTTATATTTTGAGATAAAGTCGTATCAGATAGTTGATGAAATGAATAATAGTACACGAATGTCATTTAATTTTATTGACGTTTGCCCCTGTGGTTATGTATCATATTCTTATACACATTAGTAACGTAATGTTACCAATGAATTAGGAAAAACTAAACCAATAAAGGGCGTGAAATTTAGCGTATTTATTGGACGAAAAGAAAATGTTAGAAACGTCTACATATCAACGTTTAAAGCTTTTGGTTATACTGTATCCATGTCAAAAGCAAAACCTACGAATTCTGAGTTCATCGCAATGGTTGCGGATAAGCTAAGACTTGAACATAAGGCTAGCTGAGAGGAAAAGTAGTAAGGGATTTAAGTTTTAGTAGAGCTTAATAATTCTTGAAATTTATACTCGATATCAATTTTAAAACCAATAAACTTTTATTTAATGACCAATGAATTTTAGAATTCGTTGGTCTTTTTATTTTGTTGAGAAAAAGAGGGAGAAGTGATATCGATTTTATCAAAATTATTTGGGTAGATAAAAAGGGTTGTTTGATATTATGGAAAATAAAACCTGTTTTTAGTAATATTACATATAAGTGAGTTTTTTAAGGTAATTAA
It encodes:
- the spoIVB gene encoding SpoIVB peptidase codes for the protein MNKLKLERFRKIIGLCLLVSLVFIGCFKPLRTFISSPKQLVVFEGQQSEIASLPVFKAASTNRNVFTVSSNEQELMVNSHQNGEADMVFQLAGFPVKKVNVKVLKDFKVIPGGQSIGVKLNTKGVLVVGHHLIQTEKGKVSPGETAGVQIGDMITEINGKTIERMSDVAPFIHNSGETGEPLNLVLLRDGKYIRAKLTPQKDNGESSYRIGLYIRDSAAGIGTMTFVHPDSMKYGALGHVISDNDTKKPIQVEDGQIMRSTVTSIERGSHGNPGEKLARFSPDREVIGNITINSPYGIFGKLNTDMTNGIMDKAMPIALSHQVKEGPAKILTVIDQDKVEAFDIEVVSTVPQKFPATKGMVIKVTDKRLLAKTGGIVQGMSGSPIVQNGKVIGAVTHVFVNDPTSGYGVHIEWMLHEAGINIYDQEKKAS
- a CDS encoding imm11 family protein, which produces MKIWQLKSLFDNYKSFQLLNLKEDRKKYFDEKIDLAIKLSDSWGEILVECVEGDNHSDCPMFWGELGTPMVSRKAKEVLEPLICNNVEFLPLTHDVTGEVYYLINVLNTIDAIDYNKAVFEKLSTGLIIGFEKYAFLPNIVEGQIIFKTYLNQRLHSSTVLVSDEFRNVVLESDLEGFEFVEVWDSEANM
- a CDS encoding immunity protein Imm33 domain-containing protein, with the protein product MKTIVKNIGGKNIIATAEEHLSPQIEKLLYLLTKVEDNKLVDGFSIQVGWSLFILSKCEDGYRIIVPDYTKNPFKDTTEDLTIALWVQLEQVHCLRQLNIEGEMIKFSDKIVTAKNVLQLDEVYLQRASDCEKGDSGWYIGPVEETEDELEAFYAYQLLKIRPSIIQVLALPYEYLVVFEKDKIKAILDDKDVDVWNGVIN
- the spo0A gene encoding sporulation transcription factor Spo0A, translated to MEKIKVCLVDDNKELVSMLESYVAAQDDMEVIGIAYNGQECLNLLKEKQPDILVLDIIMPHLDGLAVLEKMRHIERLRQPSVIMLTAFGQEDVTKKAVDLGASYFILKPFDMENLTSHIRQVSGKESATIKRPLPSFRSATTIDGKPKNLDASITSIIHEIGVPAHIKGYMYLREAISMVYNDIELLGSITKVLYPDIAKKYNTTASRVERAIRHAIEVAWSRGNIDSISSLFGYTVSMSKAKPTNSEFIAMVADKLRLEHKAS